In Raphanus sativus cultivar WK10039 chromosome 5, ASM80110v3, whole genome shotgun sequence, the following proteins share a genomic window:
- the LOC108858012 gene encoding uncharacterized protein LOC108858012: MKVRTRNQAISNESQSSMIGVVEIIGILVLINKRTRIRRRRHRQKRRNETESKQDSEVIFKEKLKKKGESETISNKQSRHEVNRSSNERNRSSKGRKSENDDEVDNGDKIQYTSEDDDDEIENQRRDRSTHDVIRSSDSRKNGGRKFVML; this comes from the coding sequence ATGAAAGTCAGAACCAGAAACCAAGCGATCAGTAACGAGAGCCAATCCAGCATGATCGGAGTTGTGGAGATAATAGGGATTCTCGTATTGATCAACAAGCGGACGCGAATCAGACGGAGACGCCATCGCCAGAAGAGAAGGAACGAAACAGAATCGAAACAAGATTCCGAAGTAATCTTCAaggagaagctgaagaagaaaggtgaatCGGAGACGATAAGCAACAAACAGAGTCGACACGAAGTGAATCGGAGCTCGAACGAAAGAAATCGAAGCTCAAAAGGACGCAAATCGGAGAACGACGACGAAGTAGATAACGGTGATAAGATCCAGTACACGAGTGAGGATGACGATGATGAAATCGAGAATCAGAGAAGAGATCGAAGCACTCATGATGTGATTCGAAGCTCAGATTCAAGGAAAAATGGCGGAAGAAAGTTTgttatgctctga
- the LOC108860417 gene encoding serine/threonine-protein kinase AGC1-5, which translates to MDLASNKNTTANSNDIDPTVKPKSPRPNNIQASSFSLKLGDNVPRNPHFDLKKMDPLVRHQPSKSLEPPSSARGTNESDSLEAKKNALKNLYYDPKKIVPLTTPETQSPSARAHNHHSKNSPDSKRAPRQNGDYGYGDNSVGPSVTPFKPHTGGDVRWEAINSVTSRGPQIGLDSFRLLKRLGYGDIGSVYLADLQGTNAVFAMKVMDKASLISRNKLLRAQTEREILSLLDHPFLPTLYSYFETEKFYCLVMEFCSGGNLHSLRQKQPNRRFTEEAARFYTSEVLLALEYLHMLGVVYRDLKPENILVRDEGHIMLSDFDLSLRCTFNPTLVKSTSVCSTGNAILNEEFAVNGCMHPAAFLPRLLPSKKTRKAKSDSGLGGLSMPELMAEPTDVRSMSFVGTHEYLAPEIIRGEGHGSAVDWWTFGIFLYELLHGMTPFKGQGNRATLQNVVGKPLKFPDTPHVSSAARDLIRGLLAKDPHRRIAYTRGATEIKQHPFFEGVNWALVRSASPPHIPDPVDLGPLTAARGKSKGYGGGGDQYNSAKHDAQVACAAGPATPTDDTAYVDFEYF; encoded by the exons ATGGACTTAGCTTCCAATAAGAACACAACAGCTAACTCTAATGATATAGATCCAACCGTAAAACCTAAGTCGCCTAGACCAAACAACATACAAGCCTCTTCATTTTCGCTTAAACTAGGAGACAATGTTCCAAGGAACCCTCATTTTGATCTCAAGAAGATGGATCCTCTCGTCAGACATCAACCCTCAAAGTCTCTTGAACCTCCTTCCTCAGCCAGAGGAACCAACGAGAGTGATAGCTTAGAAGCCAAGAAAAATGCTCttaaaaatctttattatgATCCCAAGAAGATTGTTCCTTTAACAACACCTGAAACACAATCCCCAAGCGCCAGAGCTCATAACCACCACAGCAAAAACTCTCCAGACAGCAAGAGAGCCCCCAGACAGAATGGAGATTATGGCTATGGTGATAACTCGGTGGGCCCATCAGTTACACCTTTCAAGCCTCACACGGGAGGAGACGTGAGGTGGGAGGCTATCAACTCAGTCACTTCAAGAGGTCCTCAAATAGGTCTAGACAGCTTCAGGCTTCTGAAACGTCTAGGGTATGGGGACATAGGCAGTGTCTATCTCGCTGACCTACAAGGGACCAATGCGGTTTTCGCCATGAAGGTGATGGATAAGGCTTCGTTGATTAGTAGAAATAAGTTGCTTAGGGCTCAGACAGAAAGAGAGATCCTATCTCTGCTTGATCATCCCTTCTTGCCGACGTTATATTCTTACTTCGAGACTGAGAAGTTCTACTGCTTGGTCATGGAGTTCTGCAGCGGGGGGAATCTCCATTCTCTTAGACAGAAGCAGCCCAACAGGCGTTTCACTGAAGAAGCTGCAAG GTTCTACACTTCTGAAGTGTTGTTGGCGTTGGAGTATCTACACATGCTGGGGGTTGTGTACAGAGACTTGAAGCCAGAGAACATCCTAGTCCGTGACGAAGGCCACATAATGCTTTCCGACTTCGACCTCTCCCTCCGTTGCACCTTCAACCCCACACTCGTCAAGTCCACCTCAGTCTGCAGCACTGGAAATGCCATCCTCAACGAAGAGTTCGCCGTCAACGGCTGCATGCATCCCGCAGCCTTCCTCCCACGCCTCCTCCCTTCCAAGAAAACCCGTAAAGCCAAATCCGACTCCGGCCTAGGCGGCCTCTCCATGCCAGAGCTGATGGCAGAGCCAACGGACGTGCGTTCAATGTCCTTTGTGGGTACACACGAGTACCTAGCTCCAGAGATCATACGCGGAGAGGGACACGGGAGTGCTGTGGACTGGTGGACGTTCGGGATCTTCCTATACGAGCTCTTACACGGGATGACACCGTTCAAAGGTCAGGGCAACAGAGCCACGCTACAAAACGTGGTGGGCAAGCCACTGAAGTTCCCTGACACCCCTCACGTGAGCTCGGCGGCGCGTGATCTCATCCGCGGCCTGTTAGCGAAAGATCCTCATAGAAGAATCGCTTACACGAGGGGAGCTACGGAGATAAAGCAGCATCCTTTCTTTGAAGGTGTGAACTGGGCTCTGGTGCGTAGCGCCTCTCCGCCTCATATTCCTGACCCTGTTGACTTGGGACCGTTGACCGCTGCGAGAGGGAAGTCCAAGGGATATGGAGGTGGTGGTGATCAGTATAACTCAGCTAAGCATGATGCTCAGGTTGCTTGTGCTGCTGGTCCCGCCACTCCAACTGATGATACTGCTTATGTAGACTTCGAGTACTTTTAG